One window of Haloarchaeobius salinus genomic DNA carries:
- a CDS encoding class I SAM-dependent methyltransferase — translation MGFHTFPIDRADALEDPSRYRYCSREELVAALALDGGETVADLGSGTGFYTDDVAPFAAQVYAVDVQAEMHELYREKGMPENVEPVTAPVDDLPLDDGALDAAFSTMTYHEFAGEGALEELHRVLVPGGRLVTVDWTGSGEGESGPPREERFDAADAVAHHEEAGFTVERADERPETMLLAATGN, via the coding sequence ATGGGTTTCCACACGTTCCCAATCGACCGCGCCGACGCACTGGAGGACCCCTCCCGCTACCGCTACTGTTCCCGGGAGGAGCTGGTCGCCGCCCTCGCGCTGGACGGCGGCGAGACCGTCGCCGACCTCGGTTCGGGCACCGGCTTCTACACCGACGACGTGGCACCGTTCGCCGCCCAGGTGTACGCGGTGGACGTGCAGGCGGAGATGCACGAGCTGTACCGCGAGAAGGGGATGCCGGAGAACGTCGAACCGGTGACCGCGCCCGTCGACGACCTGCCGCTCGATGACGGTGCACTCGACGCCGCGTTCTCGACGATGACGTACCACGAGTTCGCCGGCGAGGGCGCGCTCGAGGAACTGCATCGGGTGCTCGTGCCGGGCGGTCGACTCGTCACCGTGGACTGGACCGGGTCGGGCGAGGGTGAGTCGGGACCGCCCCGCGAGGAGCGCTTCGACGCCGCCGACGCGGTCGCACACCACGAGGAGGCGGGGTTCACGGTCGAGCGGGCGGACGAGCGTCCCGAGACGATGCTCCTCGCTGCGACCGGGAACTGA